GGCACGGGGCTGCGACCCGCGGTGGTGGTCGCGGATGCCGCCTACGGCGCGAACGCCGATTTCCGCCGCGGTCTCGAGGACCGCTCGCTGGCTTATGTGCTGCAGGCCAAGGGCGAGATGACCGCCTACCGCCAGGACGAGGAACCCCATCAGCCGGCCTATGGCGGTCTGGGCCCGCGGCCGCTGCCCCGCTACCGCACCCGTCCACTGGCCTTGCGTGAGCACGCGCTCGCCGCCGGGCGCCGAGCCGGGCGGAGCATCACCTGGCGCAAGGGCTCGAAGGCGGCGATGAGTTCGCACTTCGTCCTGCTGAAAGTCCGCCTGGCCGGACGGCGTCCCAAGCCCGCCGCCGACGGCACGATCCCGCTCACCTGGCTGATCGCGCAGTGGCCCGACGGCGAGAGGGAGCCGGTGAAGTACTGGATCTCCAACCTGCCTGCCGACATCCCCGCCAAGGACCTCGTCCGCCTCGCCAAGTCACGCTGGCGGATCGAACACGACTACCGGGAGCTGAAGACCCGTCTGGGCCTGGACCACTTCGAGGGCCGCTCCTTCACTGGCTGGCACCGCCACGTCACCCTCGTCAGCGCCGCCCACCTCTTCCTCACCGAACAGCGCACCCACCCAAAAGCCCTGTCCAGGGCCTGACCTTCTATCAGACCCTGGACCTCCTCCAGCACCTCATCGCCACCTGGACCGGCCACTGCCCCACCTGCCGACAACCCACCCCCTGGCAGCCCTACGACACCACCTAACAAAGCACTACTAGGGCCTGTCTGACCATTCGCGTCGGATCAGGCCGGGTCGTTCGGTGCGTGCGCTCGGCGTGCGGCCGGGGCGCCCTCGTAGCGGAGCTACTTGGGTGTTTCGGCCGTGCGGCGAGCGTGCGTGCCGGGCGGGCCGGACCCGGCGGGAATGGTCAGACAGGCCCTGGCCCCGGACCGTTGACCGGCCCGGGGCACCTCCGATGATCCGTCAGACGGCGCAGGCGCCGTCCGCGCAGCTGTCCCCGTGCGGGGCCTCGGGCTCGGCGGCGGTCTCGGCCGCGACCTGCTCCAGCACCCGGAGGAAGGTGTCCGCCTCCTGGCCGCCCTGGACGGCCCACTTGCCCTCGAAGACGAAGGTGGGGACGGCCGTGATGCCGATCTCCCGGCCCTCGGCGAGCTGCGCCTGAACGGCGTCCGTGCCCTCGTCACCGGCCAGGTAGGCGGTCACCCGGTCGCGGTCGAGACCGGCGGCCACCGCGATCTCGGTGAGCTGCGTCCGGTCGCCGACGTCCACGCCCCGGCTGAAGTGCGCGGTCAGCAGCGCCTCCTTCAGCACGCCCTGCACCGCCGCGCCGTACTCGCTCTCGGCCAGGTGCAGCAGCCGGTGGCCGAGGAAGGTGTTGGCGTGCAGCGCGGTGTCGAAGTCGAAGTCGATGCCCTCGCCCTTGCCCAGCTCGGTCACCCGGGCGTCCATCGCCACCGACTGCGGCCCGTACCGGTCGGCCAGCCAGGCCCGGTGCGGGGTCGCGGTCTCGGGCGCGTCCGGCACCAGCTGGTACGGGCGGTAGACCACCTCGACGCCGTCCTTGCCCGCGAACCGGTCGAGGGCCTGCTCGAAGCGGCGCTTACCGACGAAGCACCACGGGCATGCGACGTCCGACCAGATCTCGACCTTCATGACGGTGACTCTCCTGCTCTCGGGGCCTCGGGGGACTGACTGGTGAACCCTCAACAATCAGCCCTGATTCCCGGCCGCCGTCGGCTGTGACCGCAGACACCCAGGTCGCCGGAGGGCCTCAGTGGGCGGGCGGAGCCGGGACCACCAGGACCGGGCAGGCCGCGTGGTGCACGGCGGCGGTGCTGACCGAGCCGAGCAGCAGGCGGCTGAAGCCGCCGTTGCCCCGGGTGCCCACCACCAGGGTGTGCTGGCCGCGGGTGCAGCGGAGCAGGACCTCGATCACGTTGCCGAGCACCACGTGCAGGGCCAGCTCGCCCTGGTACGGCCGGCCGCGGGCCTGCTGGACGGTGGTCACCGCCCGGCGCAGGCCGTCCGCCATGCTGGCCGACAGGCGTTCGATGCTCTCCTGCACCAGTTCGATCATCCCCGGCGGGTAGCCGGTCGGGGACGGGTTGACCACCGCGAGCACGTACAGCGGCAGGCCGAAGAGTTCGGCCTCGGCCATCGCCCGGTCGAGCGCCCAGAGCGACCCGTCCGAACCGTCGCAAGCGGCCAGCACCCCCGGCGGATCGGCGGCCGGCAACTCCCCGAACACCGGCAGCACCTCGGGCGCGACGACCTTCTCTGAGCTGGACACGCCCCCATGATGACCCGTCAGATCCCACCATCCGGTGAGGACGCGCGCGGGCTCAGGCCGGGCGGGCCAGGGCCGGGCGGTCCGGCGTGGGCAGGCCGGTCCAGCAGGAGCCGTGCCGGCGGGCCAGGATGCGGCGGAGCCAGAGCTCGGTGGCGACCAGCTCAGCCAGGCCGGCCACCGTCCCCGGCAGCGGCTCGGCCGTCGGGTCGGTGGCCTCGGCGAGGGCGGCCCGGACGGCGGGCAGGTCGATCAGCCCGGCCTCGGCCAACAGGGGGGCGCGGAACAGTTCGGCCAGGCCGTCGGCGGCGAGCCGCAGTCCGTCCCGGTCCGGGCCCTGGCGGTCCGGACGGGCGGCCCGGCCCCAGTCGGGCGGCAGGTCGGCGCGGGAGGCGCCGGTCAGCACCGCCCGCAGCAGCGCGTGCCGGGCGCCGGGCTGGAGCCGGGTCTCGACCGGGAGCATCCGGGCCGCGCGCACCACCTGGTTGTCCAGGAACGGCGCGTGCAGCCGCTGGCCGCGCTGCTCGGCGGCGTGCAGCAGGGTGCGGTACTCGGCCGCGTGCCGGTGCAGCGCGTACCTGGCCCGGCGGGCACCGGGCGGTTCGGCCGGGGCCGGGCTGCGGGCCGCCAGCCGGAGCCGGAGGGCGACGGCGGAGAGCGCGTCGTCCGACAGCCAGCGGGCGGCGGGGCCCGGCACGCACCAGGACAGTTCGGCCGCCGAGACCTCACCGAGGCTGCGCCCGGCCGGACCGTGACGGGCCGTCAGCCGGACGGCCGCGTCGTCCAGGGCCTCCGCGTACCGGGCGCGGGCCAGCCGGTGCGCGGCGCGCCAGACCGTCAGGGGCGTGCGCAGGGTGTCCAGTACGCCGGTGGCCGCCGCCCGTTCGGCCCCGGTCAGCGCGGCCACCGGGGCGGCCAGCCGCCGGGCCCGCCCGGCCCGGACCAGGTCCGCCAGCCGGGCCGGGTGACCGTCCAGCACCTGGCGGGCGCCGTAGCCGGTGAGGTGGTCGGCACCGCCCGCGCTCAGCCGGCTGCCGATCCGGGCCGCCGCCACCAGCGCCGTCCCCGGCTCGTCGGTGAGCGGCCCCGCGGGCAGCTCCGCCCCCGGGTCGGCCAGCTCGGCGTACGGGAGGGTGGACGGCAGCACCAGGTGCCGCAGCCGGGGCAGTTCGGCCACGGTGGCGGCCGGGCCCTCCGCCGACTCCCGGACGGTCACGGCGGTGAGCGTCTCGGGACCGGCGGCCGCCCGGCGGTCGGGGCGGGCCCAGGACCCCTTCACCGCACCGGTCCGGGGAGCCGACGGGGCCTCAGGATCCGGCCGGTCGGCGCTCGGTGGGGCCGGGGCGATCGGTACGGCGGCGGCCAGCAGCGCCACGGTGGCGGAGGCGGTGCCGTACGACAGGTCGACGCCGAGCCGCGGCCGGTCGGTGGAGCCACCGGGGGCGCGCACCCGGCAGCGGACGGACTCCAGCAGCGCGCGGGTCAGTTCGCGCACCGCGGGCGCCTCCTCGCGCTCGAAGGGTGCGCCGCCGCGCTCCGGCTCGTACGCGGAGACGTGCGCGCGCCCGTTCCGCACCCCGAGCAGATGGCCGGGGGCCACCCGCTGCACGCCCAGGTACGGCGATCCCGAGCCGACCGCCTCGGGTGACTCCGGGCAGGCCAGCCGGGCGGCCAGATGCCCGGTGTCCAGCGGGGCCCCGACCAGGTCGGCGAGCGGGAGCGCGGCCGTCGCGTACGCCGTGCCGCCCGCCCACGGGGTGTGGAACACCGGCAGCACCCCGGCCAGGTCGGTGAGCAGCACCGTGCTGCGGGGACCGGTGCGGAGCACCACGGTGTAGCTGCCCGGCCAGGTGGTGAGGTGGCGCACCGCACCGCCCCTGGCGGTGGCCAGGCCGGCCGCGAGCTCCGGGTCCGACGCACCGCAGCGGCCGAGCACGGCCAGTCGCACGGTGCCCGGCTGGTCCGACGCCTCGTCAGGTACGTCCGGCCCCGGCGGTCCGGTGGTCACCGTGGCCGGCGCTCCCGGCCGCAGCGTCACCAGCCGGATCTCGTCCGGACGCCAGTCCCCCACTGCCCACAACGGACTGGGCCCCGGCCACAACGTGACAGCCGCCAACGGACGGACGGTCCCGCCCCCCGGCAGCGCCGTGCCCGGGCACCAGCCCGTGAGCCACCGCATCGTGCCTCCGCTCCGCCGCGACACCTGCCGTACGGAGGCCATCGTGCCACCGGATGACCGAAGTTGGAGCACATGCTTCGGAAGACACCAGGGGCTCGGGGAACGGCGACGCCGGCCACGGGACGGGGGCAAAGTGCGGGAGTGGTCAACCCCGGGCGCGGCTCAGGGTTCAGGCGAAAGTGCCTGACCATCTACGCAGCGATCACGCACCGGAGGTTGGCGTCGCAGTTCCCCGAGCCCCTGGCTGGCGCGTGTGCCTAAGAACAGCAGGGCGGGCCGGGCCTCCCCCTCCGTGGCCCGGGCCGCCCCGGTGGGTGCGGTTCGGCTGGCATGGACATCGCCGGATGGCCGAAAGGTGTCGCACAGCCCGGGAGGGCATCCGCATGCCCTCCCGGACCCCACCACCGCCCGCGGGGATGTAGGCAGCGGTGTCCCCCGGCCCGCCGGGTCCTCGACGACGGGCCGACCCACAGCCTCCAGCGAATCGCCGACCTGCCGATCGGGCCAGGGAGCACGGCCGGGCGCACGTCTGCACCCGACCGGAGCACGCCGGTCCGCCGCGCCCCCGGTGGCTCGGGCCCGCCCGCGCGCCATCCCGTCCGGGACTCGTTGAGCGGCACGCGATCCCGCCATCCGGAATCCGGACTCTTAACCCTCGGAACCCGGACGACTACGCTAGGTGCAACAGTGGCTCGCGCCGGGGCTCGGCAAAAGGCCCGCCACCCCGTCCGCCACCGATCACGATCAAGCCAACTGCCCGGGCACACCGGCCACCAACCAGGCTGACCCGCCCACACCGAGAACCGCCGGACATCGCCAGGGGGTGCCGCAGCCACCATGACCGTCAGCTCACGAGGGCCGAACGAACGGCTCGGCACGCTTCTCGGCCTGGCCCAGATCAGCAACGCGGGCCTGGCCAGGCGGGTCAACGACCTGGGCGCCCAGCGCGGCCTGACGCTCCGTTACGACAAGACCTCGGTGGCCCGCTGGGTCGGCAAGGGCATGATCCCGCAGGGTCCGGTGCCGCACCTGATCGCGACCGCGATCGGCAGCAAGCTGGGCCGCCCGGTGCCGCTGGACGAGATCGGGCTCGGCGACACCGACCCGGCGCCCGAACTCGGCCTGGCGTTCCCGCGCGAGGTGCCGGCCGCGGTCCGTTCGGCCACCGACCTCTGGCGGGTCGACCTGGAGCTGCGGCGGGGGCCCGGCGGCGGGCGCTGGAGCGACAGTCTGGCGGGCACCTTCTCGGTCGCCGCGTACGCGACGCCGGTCTCCCGCTGGCTGATCACCCCGGCCGACGGTTCGGTGGCCCGGGGCGAGCCCGCGCCCGACCTGAGCGGCTACCGGGTCGGCCACTCGGATGCCGCCAAGCTCCGCGAGGCGGCCCAGGAGGCGCGGCGCTGGGACTCCAAGTACGGCGGCGGGGACTGGCGTTCGTCGATGGTGCCGGAGTGCCTGCGGGTGGAGGCGGCACCGCTGCTGCTCGGCTCGTACAGCGACGCGGTGGGCCGCGCGCTGTTCGGCGCGACGGCCGAACTCACCCGGCTGGCCGGGTGGATGGCGTTCGACACCGGTCAGCACGAGGCCGCCCAGCGCTACTACATCCAGGCCCTCCGGCTGGCCCGGGCCGCGGCCGACGTACCGCTCGGCGGCTACGTGCTCGCCTCGATGAGCCTGCAGGCCTGCTACCGGGGTTTCGCCGAGGAGGCGGTCGACCTGGCCCAGGCCGCCCTGGAGCGGAACCGGGGCCTGGCCACCACCCGGACGATGAGCTTCTTCCACCTGGTGGAGGCCCGGGCGCACGCCAGGAACGGCAACGCCCCGGCCTGCGCGACGGCGCTGTCCGCCGCGGAGAGCGCACTCGAACGG
This genomic interval from Kitasatospora gansuensis contains the following:
- a CDS encoding IS701 family transposase, producing MRAGELAVWRGRLEEFAAEMFVPLARCDQRAKGGLYLRGLLLEGRRKSMQPMAERLGVDHQRLQQFMTSSTWSAREVGLRLAWRAVRAVRPEVWAVDDTGFPKDGTASPGVARQYSGTLGKVGNCQIGVSVHAVSDTASCPLSWRLFLPQSWDGPQAEARRAACRIPDDVRHQPKWRLALDMLDELAGTGLRPAVVVADAAYGANADFRRGLEDRSLAYVLQAKGEMTAYRQDEEPHQPAYGGLGPRPLPRYRTRPLALREHALAAGRRAGRSITWRKGSKAAMSSHFVLLKVRLAGRRPKPAADGTIPLTWLIAQWPDGEREPVKYWISNLPADIPAKDLVRLAKSRWRIEHDYRELKTRLGLDHFEGRSFTGWHRHVTLVSAAHLFLTEQRTHPKALSRA
- a CDS encoding DsbA family oxidoreductase — protein: MKVEIWSDVACPWCFVGKRRFEQALDRFAGKDGVEVVYRPYQLVPDAPETATPHRAWLADRYGPQSVAMDARVTELGKGEGIDFDFDTALHANTFLGHRLLHLAESEYGAAVQGVLKEALLTAHFSRGVDVGDRTQLTEIAVAAGLDRDRVTAYLAGDEGTDAVQAQLAEGREIGITAVPTFVFEGKWAVQGGQEADTFLRVLEQVAAETAAEPEAPHGDSCADGACAV
- a CDS encoding universal stress protein gives rise to the protein MSSSEKVVAPEVLPVFGELPAADPPGVLAACDGSDGSLWALDRAMAEAELFGLPLYVLAVVNPSPTGYPPGMIELVQESIERLSASMADGLRRAVTTVQQARGRPYQGELALHVVLGNVIEVLLRCTRGQHTLVVGTRGNGGFSRLLLGSVSTAAVHHAACPVLVVPAPPAH
- a CDS encoding asparagine synthase-related protein, producing MGDWRPDEIRLVTLRPGAPATVTTGPPGPDVPDEASDQPGTVRLAVLGRCGASDPELAAGLATARGGAVRHLTTWPGSYTVVLRTGPRSTVLLTDLAGVLPVFHTPWAGGTAYATAALPLADLVGAPLDTGHLAARLACPESPEAVGSGSPYLGVQRVAPGHLLGVRNGRAHVSAYEPERGGAPFEREEAPAVRELTRALLESVRCRVRAPGGSTDRPRLGVDLSYGTASATVALLAAAVPIAPAPPSADRPDPEAPSAPRTGAVKGSWARPDRRAAAGPETLTAVTVRESAEGPAATVAELPRLRHLVLPSTLPYAELADPGAELPAGPLTDEPGTALVAAARIGSRLSAGGADHLTGYGARQVLDGHPARLADLVRAGRARRLAAPVAALTGAERAAATGVLDTLRTPLTVWRAAHRLARARYAEALDDAAVRLTARHGPAGRSLGEVSAAELSWCVPGPAARWLSDDALSAVALRLRLAARSPAPAEPPGARRARYALHRHAAEYRTLLHAAEQRGQRLHAPFLDNQVVRAARMLPVETRLQPGARHALLRAVLTGASRADLPPDWGRAARPDRQGPDRDGLRLAADGLAELFRAPLLAEAGLIDLPAVRAALAEATDPTAEPLPGTVAGLAELVATELWLRRILARRHGSCWTGLPTPDRPALARPA
- a CDS encoding MFS transporter, yielding MTVSSRGPNERLGTLLGLAQISNAGLARRVNDLGAQRGLTLRYDKTSVARWVGKGMIPQGPVPHLIATAIGSKLGRPVPLDEIGLGDTDPAPELGLAFPREVPAAVRSATDLWRVDLELRRGPGGGRWSDSLAGTFSVAAYATPVSRWLITPADGSVARGEPAPDLSGYRVGHSDAAKLREAAQEARRWDSKYGGGDWRSSMVPECLRVEAAPLLLGSYSDAVGRALFGATAELTRLAGWMAFDTGQHEAAQRYYIQALRLARAAADVPLGGYVLASMSLQACYRGFAEEAVDLAQAALERNRGLATTRTMSFFHLVEARAHARNGNAPACATALSAAESALERARAGDSDPPWIDFYAYDRLAADAAECFRDLGEPSKVRQFTREALARPTEGYVRSHGLRLFVSAMAEAEAGDLDAAVAAGERAVEVAGRISSQRSREYVRELLRRLEPFQEERRVQELTERARLVLVAPV